One window from the genome of Loxodonta africana isolate mLoxAfr1 chromosome 14, mLoxAfr1.hap2, whole genome shotgun sequence encodes:
- the LOC100669622 gene encoding ly-6/neurotoxin-like protein 1, producing the protein MAPLLSLFLVALVGLPLAQALDCHVCAYNGENCFNPMRCPAMVSYCMTTRTYYTPYRMKVSKSCVPRCFETVYDGYSKHASTTVCCQYDLCNGAGLAAPAALALAPALLVTLWGLL; encoded by the exons ATGGCGCCCCTGCTCAGCCTGTTCCTGGTGGCCCTGGTGGGCCTACCTCTGG CCCAGGCTCTGGACTGCCACGTCTGTGCCTACAACGGAGAGAACTGCTTCAACCCCATGCGCTGCCCAGCAATGGTCTCCTACTGCATGACCACACGCACCT ACTACACCCCGTACAGGATGAAGGTGAGCAAGTCCTGTGTCCCCCGCTGTTTTGAGACCGTCTACGACGGCTACTCCAAGCACGCCTCCACCACCGTCTGCTGTCAGTATGACCTCTGCAACGGTGCTGGCCTCGCAGCCCCCGCCGCCCTGGCTCTGGCCCCGGCACTCCTGGTCACCCTCTGGGGTCTGCTCTAA